The following are from one region of the Coffea eugenioides isolate CCC68of chromosome 2, Ceug_1.0, whole genome shotgun sequence genome:
- the LOC113759620 gene encoding beta-glucosidase 8-like has product MLKQKQRSLVYVTDALLILVLVVLMLLQFQNVMVLARVENHTRSDFPSDFVFGAGTSSYQVEGPALEDGRTPSIWDTFVHANKCLSNGANGNIACDQYHKYKFHNVMVVAGLENYTRSDFPADFVFGAGTSAYQVEGAAFEDGRTPSTWDTFAHANKGFSNGAIGDIACDQYHNYKQLPPSLLIRLNVHPLRLFLIPSSSNSKHSAVVHDSAPVARYLNVYAG; this is encoded by the exons ATGTTGAAACAGAAACAGAGGAGTCTTGTGTATGTTACTGATGCTCTCCTGATTCTGGTACTTGTGGTGCTAATGCTGTTGCAATTTCAGAATGTAATGGTACTAGCCAGAGTGGAGAACCATACAAGATCAGACTTCCCATCTGACTTTGTTTTTGGTGCTGGCACTTCCTCATATCAA gTAGAGGGGCCTGCTCTTGAAGATGGAAGGACTCCTAGCATTTGGGATACCTTTGTCCATGCCAATAAGT GTCTTTCTAATGGAGCCAATGGAAACATAGCATGTGATCAGTACCACAAATACAAG TTTCACAATGTAATGGTAGTAGCTGGACTGGAGAACTATACAAGATCAGACTTCCCAGCTGACTTCGTTTTTGGCGCTGGCACTTCTGCATATCAA GTAGAGGGAGCAGCTTTTGAAGATGGAAGGACTCCTAGCACTTGGGATACTTTTGCTCATGCCAATAAAG GTTTTTCTAATGGAGCCATTGGAGACATCGCATGTGATCAGTATCACAACTATAAG CAGCTGCCACCATCACTGCTTATCAGACTAAATGTTCACCCCCTCAGGCTATTCCTGATTCCATCCAGTAGTAACTCTAAACATTCTGCTGTAGTACATGATTCTGCTCCAGTAGCCcgctacttgaatgtatatgcTGGTTAA
- the LOC113759621 gene encoding cyanidin 3-O-glucoside 7-O-glucosyltransferase (acyl-glucose)-like, with product MVDTGLEAYRFSISWPRLIPNGRGHVNPKGLEYYNNLINELLMHGIQPHVTLFHFDSPQVLEDEYGGWLSRKMVRDFTAFADVCFKEFGDRVLHWTTLNEANIFAIGGYDNGISPPGRCSLPFGLMCTEGNSSTEPYIAGHNLLLAHSSVVKLYHTKYKAIQHGFVGLNLLAPWFSPYSNATEDVIATQRAIDFYLGWFLHPLVFGDYPDIVKKNAGKRIPALTPRESKLIKGSFDFIALNYYFIFYVRDNPSSLNMNIRDITADMALNIFFEPEDAPQNENELEASGLFALLEYIKKVYANPPIYVQENGVGTKRNGTLIDTPRVQYMRLCIGTLLDAIKNGSNTKGYFVWSFLDVFELLGGYQTAYGLYYVDLDDKQLRRYPKLSAHWYSNFLKGRSIKPDEILVVDNETIVSSTSILSDH from the exons ATGGTTGACACAGGTTTGGAGGCTTACAGATTCTCTATTTCCTGGCCGAGACTTATTCCTA aTGGAAGAGGTCATGTCAACCCCAAGGGTTTAGAATATTACAACAATCTCATCAATGAACTCCTCATGCATG GAATTCAACCACATGTCACACTGTTTCACTTTGATAGCCCTCAAGTTCTTGAAGATGAATATGGGGGATGGCTTAGTCGGAAAATGGT GAGAGACTTTACTGCCTTTGCTGATGTATGCTTCAAGGAATTTGGAGACAGGGTTTTGCACTGGACTACCTTAAATGAGGCCAATATATTTGCCATTGGCGGTTATGATAATGGAATTAGTCCCCCAGGGCGCTGCTCTCTGCCATTTGGACTGATGTGTACCGAGGGTAATTCCTCAACTGAGCCATATATTGCTGGTCATAACTTGCTGCTGGCACATTCATCTGTTGTGAAACTATATCACACAAAGTATAAG GCCATTCAACATGGTTTTGTGGGACTAAACCTCTTGGCTCCTTGGTTTTCTCCATATTCTAATGCTACAGAAGATGTAATTGCAACTCAAAGAGCCATTGATTTTTACCTCGGTTG GTTCCTCCATCCATTGGTTTTCGGAGACTATCCTGACATTGTAAAGAAGAATGCTGGCAAGAGGATTCCAGCCCTTACTCCGCGTGAATCTAAGCTAATTAAGGGCTCATTTGACTTTATAGCGTTGAATTATTATTTCATATTCTATGTCAGGGACAATCCTAGCAGCCTTAATATGAATATCAGGGACATAACTGCTGATATGGCACTAAACATCTTCT TTGAGCCAGAAGATGCACCACAGAATGAG AATGAACTTGAAGCATCCGGTCTTTTTGCACTTTTGGAGTATATCAAGAAAGTTTATGCCAATCCACCTATTTACGTCCAAGAAAatg GTGTAGGAACCAAGCGCAATGGAACACTAATCGACACACCAAGGGTGCAATATATGCGTTTATGTATCGGGACTTTACTCGATGCTATAAA AAATGGATCAAACACCAAAGGCTACTTCGTATGGTCTTTCTTAGATGTTTTTGAGTTACTTGGTGGCTATCAGACAGCTTATGGCCTGTACTACGTTGATTTGGATGACAAGCAATTGAGAAGATACCCAAAGCTCTCTGCACATTGGTACTCCAATTTCCTCAAGGGAAGAAGCATCAAGcctgatgagattcttgttgtTGATAACGAAACCATTGTTTCTTCAACGTCAATATTATCTGATCACTAA
- the LOC113761888 gene encoding uncharacterized protein LOC113761888, whose product MGSSEGIQAAARVYRNLLKAVRKHIGKEEQKAQFSDFIKQEFRNSSSGQQSVDPSFIQQKIKLAHDYTFLLNSVHHHKDLLFSYNIAVDRSDEMKKILGKSAASVGLQLPDVYQP is encoded by the exons ATGGGGTCTTCAGAAGGCATACAAGCAGCAGCTAGAGTGTACAGAAACCTTCTTAAAGCAGTAAGAAAGCATATAGGTAAGGAAGAGCAGAAGGCCCAATTCTCTGACTTCATTAAGCAGGAGTTCAGGAATAGCAGCAGTGGACAGCAGTCCGTGGATCCCTCTTTCATTCAGCAAAAGATAAAGCTTGCCCATGATTACACTTTCCTTCTGAACAGTGTCCACCATCATAAG GACTTGCTATTTTCCTATAATATTGCAGTTGACAGATCAGATGAGATGAAAAAAATTCTTGGGAAATCTGCTGCTAGTGTGGGTCTTCAACTTCCTGATGTCTATCAACCTTAA